Proteins found in one Maridesulfovibrio sp. genomic segment:
- a CDS encoding RHS repeat-associated core domain-containing protein — MNHNPGPRFGVLLSSSAQPPSPPHQSPLADSSGNSVQEVLYDSFGRRIQNSAPEYDTALGFAGGLYDPDTGLIHFGFREYDPTIGRFISPDPLGYAGGDVDLYGYCLDDPINFVDRDGLKGRNGKEDDGESGAEDKKHSITGMDMRKERQALKEKAEKQSPESEAESSDAEKEEKGSLEKVYDGVSQAVTEGGKATLEAVSKAGETLQGEGDDYIKFGEYVSPKKRKIFNEMMKEAKAEATDRALDGAMNFGPAGLAEGMVGGSIGMLNGLIGAINDDKNSKNEASQKIEDNFRTQRQDIDKHIDNFKKQYRN, encoded by the coding sequence ATTAACCATAACCCCGGACCTCGGTTCGGGGTTTTATTATCCTCCTCCGCACAACCGCCTAGCCCCCCCCACCAAAGCCCACTTGCCGATTCATCAGGAAACAGTGTACAGGAAGTCCTATACGATTCTTTCGGAAGAAGGATACAGAACAGCGCCCCCGAATATGACACGGCGCTAGGTTTTGCAGGCGGCTTGTACGATCCCGATACCGGCCTGATCCACTTCGGGTTCCGTGAGTACGACCCTACCATCGGCAGATTCATCTCACCCGATCCGCTTGGCTACGCCGGCGGCGATGTTGATCTGTACGGCTACTGCCTCGATGATCCGATTAACTTCGTTGACCGGGATGGGCTTAAAGGCCGCAATGGAAAAGAAGATGATGGGGAGTCGGGAGCGGAGGACAAAAAACATTCCATTACCGGCATGGATATGCGCAAGGAACGTCAAGCCCTAAAAGAGAAGGCTGAAAAACAGAGCCCTGAATCTGAAGCAGAATCATCTGATGCTGAGAAAGAAGAGAAAGGATCTTTGGAAAAAGTGTACGACGGAGTTAGCCAAGCTGTTACTGAAGGCGGAAAAGCTACGTTGGAAGCTGTTTCTAAGGCGGGTGAGACTCTCCAAGGTGAAGGTGATGACTATATTAAGTTTGGGGAATATGTCAGTCCTAAAAAGCGTAAAATATTCAATGAAATGATGAAGGAAGCTAAAGCAGAGGCAACGGATCGAGCTCTTGATGGAGCCATGAATTTTGGGCCTGCCGGATTAGCTGAAGGAATGGTTGGTGGCTCAATAGGTATGCTCAACGGTTTAATCGGTGCGATTAACGATGATAAGAATTCAAAGAATGAAGCCTCTCAAAAGATTGAGGACAACTTCCGCACACAACGTCAAGACATAGATAAACATATAGATAATTTTAAAAAGCAGTATAGGAATTAA
- a CDS encoding RHS repeat-associated core domain-containing protein: protein MHQLPTLADSAGNSVQEVLYDSFGRRIQNSAPEYDTALGFAGGLYDSDTGLLHFGYREYDPTIGRFISPDPLGYAGGDVDLYGYCLDDPINFVDRDGLKGRSEKEDDGDSGSEDKNHSITGMDMRKERQALKEKAKKQSPESEAESSDAEKEEKGALEKISDGVGKAVTEGGKAALEAVSKAGEAIADDPRIWGTATGAALLPAAIAGGTLSGEAALSAGAAGASRAAPYLEKGVGKLSKAVKRGKDFVKDVAQRTEAKIGSSRIGKYIDSNDIIDGATAAIEGLPPSQSRGGAGVAVANDLYTRYKNHTESNRKGNQRHAKE, encoded by the coding sequence ATCCACCAACTCCCCACCCTTGCCGATTCAGCAGGAAACAGTGTACAGGAAGTCCTATACGATTCTTTCGGAAGAAGGATACAGAACAGCGCCCCCGAATATGACACGGCGCTAGGTTTTGCAGGCGGCTTGTACGATTCCGATACCGGCCTGCTCCACTTCGGGTACCGTGAGTACGACCCTACCATCGGCAGATTCATATCTCCCGATCCGCTTGGCTACGCAGGCGGCGATGTTGATCTGTACGGCTATTGCCTTGATGATCCGATTAACTTCGTTGACCGGGATGGGCTTAAAGGCCGCAGTGAAAAGGAAGATGATGGGGATTCGGGATCGGAGGACAAGAACCATTCCATTACCGGCATGGATATGCGCAAGGAACGTCAAGCCCTAAAAGAGAAGGCCAAAAAACAGAGCCCTGAATCTGAAGCAGAATCATCTGATGCTGAGAAAGAAGAGAAAGGAGCTTTGGAAAAAATTTCCGACGGAGTAGGCAAAGCTGTGACTGAAGGCGGAAAAGCGGCGTTGGAAGCTGTTTCTAAAGCGGGTGAAGCTATTGCAGATGACCCAAGAATATGGGGTACAGCAACAGGAGCGGCATTACTGCCAGCTGCAATCGCAGGGGGCACACTTAGTGGTGAAGCAGCTTTGTCAGCAGGAGCAGCGGGTGCCAGCCGCGCCGCCCCGTATCTGGAAAAAGGAGTTGGCAAGCTCAGCAAAGCAGTAAAACGCGGCAAAGATTTCGTTAAGGATGTGGCTCAAAGAACTGAGGCTAAAATAGGCAGCAGTAGAATCGGAAAATATATTGATTCCAATGACATTATAGATGGTGCAACTGCTGCTATTGAAGGACTTCCACCTTCTCAAAGTCGAGGAGGTGCAGGTGTTGCTGTTGCAAATGACCTATACACCAGATACAAAAATCATACAGAATCTAATCGAAAAGGTAATCAGCGTCATGCAAAAGAATAA
- a CDS encoding RHS repeat-associated core domain-containing protein: MNHNPGPRFGVFIIPLRTTASPPHQSTLADSSGNSVQEVLYDSFGRRIKDSAPEYDTALGFAGGLYDPDTGLIHFGFREYDPTIGRFISPDPLGYAGGDVDLYGYCLDDPINFVDRLGLSETSEASEEDEEESTNDKEKKDSQDEKNNEQKSKKNDQDTKDDSQDGSYAVGAGVDLSGFGGEVGVSGKLAYFDKENAALLVEGRVGASNDSGIGLNVSAEKSTAQNAEEMEGSGTYARGGLNIPGKKVNAGYTKNFSKTSNSTAVDVGVGLKTSKYGLPVTNTGKTYTKTLVKFNPPFDEYAEQVDKNLARINKGRKAKPSIPPRTSVRW, from the coding sequence ATTAACCATAACCCCGGACCTCGGTTCGGGGTTTTTATTATCCCCCTTCGCACAACCGCCTCGCCCCCACACCAAAGCACCCTTGCCGATTCATCAGGAAACAGTGTACAGGAAGTCCTATACGATTCTTTCGGAAGAAGGATAAAGGACAGCGCCCCCGAATATGACACGGCGCTAGGTTTTGCCGGCGGCTTGTACGATCCCGATACCGGCCTGATCCACTTCGGGTTCCGTGAGTACGACCCTACCATCGGCAGATTCATCTCACCCGATCCGCTTGGCTACGCCGGCGGCGATGTTGATCTGTACGGCTATTGCCTCGATGATCCGATTAACTTCGTTGACCGGCTGGGGTTGAGTGAGACCAGTGAGGCGAGTGAGGAGGACGAAGAGGAATCTACTAATGACAAAGAGAAGAAAGATTCACAAGACGAAAAAAACAACGAGCAAAAATCTAAGAAAAATGATCAAGATACCAAAGATGATTCGCAGGATGGTTCGTATGCAGTAGGGGCTGGCGTTGATCTTTCCGGTTTTGGTGGTGAGGTAGGAGTAAGCGGTAAACTGGCATATTTCGATAAAGAGAATGCCGCTCTTCTTGTCGAAGGTAGGGTTGGAGCGTCAAATGATAGTGGCATAGGGCTGAATGTCAGTGCTGAAAAATCAACAGCCCAAAATGCAGAAGAAATGGAAGGAAGCGGGACTTATGCACGAGGCGGGTTGAACATCCCCGGCAAAAAAGTGAATGCCGGGTATACTAAAAATTTTAGCAAGACCAGCAACTCTACAGCAGTAGATGTAGGAGTCGGGCTTAAAACTTCCAAGTACGGGCTACCTGTAACCAATACCGGGAAGACTTACACGAAGACACTCGTTAAATTTAATCCGCCTTTTGACGAGTATGCAGAGCAAGTCGATAAAAATCTGGCACGAATCAATAAGGGCAGAAAAGCTAAACCAAGCATTCCTCCCAGAACAAGCGTCAGGTGGTAA
- a CDS encoding RHS repeat-associated core domain-containing protein: MKSLKNYRMEPRPRSELTAGQVLYGETEPAEMQIENLWKIVDRRTGEELAVPRPDFAEFSTGDRMYPSMMKPEVKCRWDRKNNEWEESKAMHAKLKRMIHAKFMEENPDLPVVQKLKKTTYGFEVNNEYKKHIGGPKTRIKPGTPQTGTGQSIRDEMQRDNVSIEEIGDEVLQFLTPETESPYAVLAVNRDDNLRIEDKILVSEQSSHVLEYQYDEDGRLQSVRYCGEPVEVYRYNRLGQRVFSQIAGGEKQEYRYNDLGQLIRAGATAYSYDADGDLSEKNSPEGITSYEYLETGQLCEVHLPDGTDIEYRFDERGFRTAKYVNGQLIQRYIWKDLTTLAAVEDAGGLSRFHYNEHGRCMGMVRNDQVFLFATDQSGSIFTIADSSGNSVQEVLYDSFGRRIKDSAPEYDTALGFAGGLYDPDTGLIHFGFREYDPTIGRFISPDPLGYAGGDVDLYGYCLDDPINFVDRLGLSETSEASEEDSGSEDKNRSITGMDMRKERQALKEKAEKQSPESKAESSDTEKEEKGALERISDGVGKAVTEGGKAALEAVSKAGEAIADDPRIWGTATGAALLPAAIAGGTLSGEAALSAGAAGARRAAPYLEKGVGKLSKAVKRGKDFVKDVGRKADIDIRTSKIGTKYQLDLEKVGEAATGLIDNQPPSPTLGGAVSAGKYLIEKTAKSKKTHEKK, translated from the coding sequence ATGAAATCGCTTAAAAATTATCGGATGGAACCAAGACCGCGCAGTGAGCTGACAGCAGGACAGGTGCTTTACGGTGAAACTGAACCGGCAGAGATGCAGATTGAAAATCTATGGAAAATCGTGGACCGCAGAACAGGTGAGGAACTGGCCGTGCCAAGGCCTGATTTCGCCGAATTCTCAACCGGTGACCGCATGTACCCTTCCATGATGAAACCGGAAGTCAAATGCAGATGGGACCGAAAAAATAATGAGTGGGAAGAATCCAAAGCCATGCACGCAAAGCTTAAACGTATGATCCACGCTAAGTTCATGGAAGAAAATCCCGATCTTCCTGTGGTGCAGAAATTGAAAAAAACAACGTATGGATTTGAAGTTAATAACGAATATAAAAAACATATCGGAGGTCCCAAGACCAGAATAAAGCCCGGAACACCCCAGACAGGAACAGGTCAGTCAATTCGCGATGAGATGCAGCGTGATAATGTGAGCATCGAAGAAATAGGCGACGAAGTGCTCCAATTCCTGACCCCCGAAACTGAAAGCCCATACGCAGTACTGGCCGTGAACCGCGATGACAATCTCAGAATCGAAGATAAAATCCTCGTATCAGAGCAGTCCAGCCACGTTCTGGAATACCAGTACGATGAAGATGGTCGGCTTCAGTCCGTCCGTTATTGTGGCGAGCCCGTTGAAGTATATCGTTACAACAGATTGGGCCAGCGCGTGTTCTCGCAAATAGCAGGTGGTGAGAAGCAGGAATACAGGTACAACGATCTCGGCCAATTGATCCGTGCCGGAGCAACAGCCTATTCATATGATGCCGATGGCGACCTGTCCGAAAAAAATTCCCCCGAAGGTATAACCAGCTACGAATATCTGGAAACCGGGCAACTCTGCGAAGTACATCTGCCGGATGGAACAGACATCGAATACCGCTTCGATGAACGCGGCTTCAGGACTGCCAAATACGTCAACGGTCAGCTGATACAGCGCTACATTTGGAAAGATCTGACCACCCTTGCGGCGGTTGAAGATGCGGGAGGTCTCAGCAGATTTCATTACAATGAACACGGTCGCTGCATGGGGATGGTCCGTAATGATCAGGTATTCCTCTTCGCAACGGATCAATCAGGCAGCATTTTTACTATTGCCGATTCATCAGGAAACAGTGTACAGGAAGTCCTATACGATTCTTTCGGAAGAAGGATAAAGGACAGCGCCCCTGAATATGACACGGCGCTAGGTTTTGCCGGCGGCTTGTACGATCCCGATACCGGCCTGATCCACTTCGGGTTCCGTGAGTACGACCCTACCATCGGCAGATTCATATCTCCCGATCCGCTTGGCTACGCCGGCGGCGATGTTGATCTGTACGGCTACTGCCTCGATGATCCGATTAACTTCGTTGACCGGCTGGGGTTGAGTGAGACCAGTGAGGCGAGTGAGGAGGATTCGGGATCGGAGGACAAAAACCGTTCCATTACCGGCATGGATATGCGCAAGGAACGTCAAGCTCTAAAAGAGAAGGCAGAAAAACAGAGCCCTGAATCTAAAGCAGAATCATCTGATACTGAGAAAGAAGAGAAAGGAGCTTTGGAAAGAATTTCCGACGGAGTAGGCAAAGCTGTAACTGAAGGCGGAAAAGCGGCGTTGGAAGCTGTTTCTAAAGCGGGTGAAGCTATTGCAGATGACCCAAGAATATGGGGTACAGCAACAGGAGCGGCATTACTGCCAGCTGCAATCGCAGGGGGCACACTTAGTGGTGAAGCAGCTTTGTCAGCAGGAGCAGCGGGTGCCAGACGCGCCGCCCCATATCTGGAAAAAGGAGTTGGCAAGCTCAGCAAAGCAGTAAAACGCGGCAAAGATTTTGTTAAGGATGTGGGCAGAAAAGCTGACATCGATATACGGACAAGTAAGATTGGGACAAAGTACCAATTAGACCTTGAAAAGGTCGGTGAGGCAGCTACAGGACTTATCGACAATCAACCCCCTTCTCCAACTCTAGGAGGAGCAGTAAGCGCGGGCAAATACTTAATTGAGAAAACAGCTAAATCGAAAAAGACCCATGAAAAAAAATAG
- the fdnG gene encoding formate dehydrogenase-N subunit alpha produces MNISRRGFMKLAGVSVASIGMSQLGLDLSPTQAYAAGLKIKGAKEVISICPFCSVSCHFIAHVKDGKIVSTEGDPDYPVSEGALCAKGAAMLSMHNSHHRIEKPLYRAPYGTEWEEKSWDWVLDRIARRVKETRDADFKRFNDKGQEVNRVESIFHLGTSQMDNEECAVVHQGVRGLGLVHFDHQARIUHSATVAALAESFGRGAMTNHWCDIENADSILIIGSNAAEHHPISFKWVLRAKDKGAKVMHVDPKFSRTSARCDFHVPLRSGTDIAFMGGMINYVLENDLYFKEYVANYTNAAFIVGKDFKFSRGLFSGYDEKSRKYDKSQWAFELDKDGVPKRDESLKHSRCVFQQLKKHYSRYSLSKVSKTTGVSKDNLLKVYKEYSATGKRDKAGTIMYALGWTQHTVGVQNIRSSAILQLLLGNIGVAGGGINALRGEPNVQGSTDHCILWHILPGYLPMPKASMGSFEEYTKATTPVSHDPQSANWWQHKPKYMASLLKGWRGENATADNGFGYQMLPKADDGEDYSYLFIFDRMYRGEIRGGFAFGTNPAMSVPNSNKVRKALDNLDWLVVGEIHHTETSENWHRPGVDPTSNKTEVFMLPSAQRAEKAGSISSSGRWLLWHYEACRPMGESKSMGEMYVDIINHVRRLYDKENGVYPEALLSLDWPAYYDAEDVAQRINGRFTKDVEFKGKKYKKGQQVPSFVALTDDGATSSLNWLYAGSYTEEAGNKAKIRSLKQTPMQAKINLYPNYAWCWPVNRRILYNRASVDLNGKPYAPEKAVIEWDGSKWIGDVPDGGWPPMATGKGRYPFIMRKEGHGQLYGPGRQDGPFPEHYEPVETPITRHPFSSQLSSPVYKFTDSDMDKLADPADKRFPIVLTTYSLTEHWCGGGDTRNTAVLLEAEPQLYVEMSPELAKEKGIENGDGVIVESIRGKVEAIAMVTVRMTPFEIKGDTVHEVGMPFCFGWTTRGCGDSTNRLTPSVGDPNTTIPEFKASLVNVRKAKKLTEIEE; encoded by the coding sequence ATGAATATTTCACGGCGAGGGTTCATGAAACTTGCGGGCGTAAGTGTTGCAAGTATCGGTATGAGCCAGCTGGGACTCGATCTTTCCCCGACGCAGGCTTATGCCGCCGGGCTTAAGATCAAGGGCGCAAAGGAAGTTATTTCCATTTGTCCGTTCTGTTCAGTCAGCTGTCATTTCATCGCTCATGTGAAGGATGGCAAGATCGTCAGCACCGAGGGTGATCCTGATTATCCGGTAAGTGAAGGTGCGCTTTGTGCTAAGGGTGCGGCTATGCTTTCCATGCATAACAGCCACCACCGCATTGAAAAGCCGCTTTATCGTGCCCCTTACGGCACTGAGTGGGAAGAAAAAAGCTGGGATTGGGTGCTGGACCGCATCGCCCGGCGCGTTAAGGAAACACGTGATGCAGACTTCAAACGGTTCAATGATAAGGGCCAGGAAGTCAACCGTGTAGAATCAATTTTTCATCTGGGTACATCACAGATGGATAATGAGGAGTGTGCAGTCGTCCATCAGGGGGTGCGCGGCCTCGGCCTGGTGCATTTTGATCACCAGGCACGTATCTGACACAGCGCAACAGTTGCGGCTCTGGCAGAGTCGTTCGGGCGCGGTGCGATGACCAACCACTGGTGCGATATCGAAAACGCGGATTCTATCCTTATCATAGGTAGTAACGCCGCTGAGCACCATCCTATCTCCTTTAAATGGGTATTGCGGGCCAAGGACAAAGGCGCCAAGGTTATGCATGTTGACCCAAAATTCTCACGAACCTCCGCGAGATGTGATTTCCATGTACCTCTCAGGTCCGGTACTGATATCGCTTTCATGGGCGGTATGATCAATTATGTCCTTGAGAATGACCTTTATTTCAAGGAATATGTCGCCAATTACACTAACGCTGCCTTCATCGTCGGTAAGGATTTCAAATTCTCTCGCGGATTGTTTTCCGGCTATGACGAGAAATCCCGTAAGTACGACAAATCCCAGTGGGCTTTTGAGCTGGATAAAGACGGCGTTCCCAAGCGTGATGAATCCCTGAAACATTCCCGCTGCGTATTTCAGCAGCTTAAGAAGCATTATTCCCGCTATTCCCTTTCCAAAGTTTCCAAGACCACAGGTGTATCAAAGGATAACCTGCTCAAGGTCTATAAGGAATACAGTGCCACGGGTAAGCGTGATAAAGCCGGAACGATTATGTACGCACTGGGCTGGACTCAGCACACGGTCGGCGTACAGAACATCCGTTCCAGCGCAATCCTGCAGCTTCTTTTAGGTAATATAGGTGTCGCGGGCGGCGGAATTAACGCCCTGCGCGGTGAGCCGAACGTACAGGGTTCTACCGATCACTGTATTCTCTGGCATATCCTGCCCGGTTACCTGCCCATGCCCAAAGCCAGCATGGGATCGTTTGAAGAGTACACCAAAGCCACAACCCCGGTCTCACATGACCCGCAGAGTGCAAACTGGTGGCAGCACAAACCCAAGTATATGGCTTCATTGCTTAAGGGATGGCGTGGCGAGAATGCCACGGCTGATAACGGCTTCGGCTATCAGATGCTGCCCAAGGCCGATGACGGTGAAGATTACTCATACCTCTTCATCTTCGACCGCATGTATCGTGGTGAGATCCGGGGCGGATTCGCATTCGGAACCAACCCGGCCATGAGTGTTCCCAACTCCAACAAGGTCCGTAAGGCTCTCGATAACCTCGACTGGCTGGTCGTGGGCGAGATTCACCATACCGAGACTTCTGAGAACTGGCACCGTCCCGGTGTTGACCCGACCAGTAATAAGACTGAAGTCTTCATGCTGCCGTCTGCTCAGCGTGCGGAAAAAGCCGGTTCAATCAGCTCCTCCGGGCGCTGGCTGCTCTGGCATTACGAAGCATGTCGCCCGATGGGTGAATCAAAGAGCATGGGTGAAATGTACGTGGATATCATCAACCATGTCCGCCGTCTCTACGATAAAGAGAACGGTGTATATCCCGAAGCTCTGCTCAGTCTGGACTGGCCTGCCTACTATGATGCCGAGGATGTCGCCCAGCGCATCAACGGTCGTTTTACCAAGGACGTTGAATTCAAGGGTAAAAAATACAAAAAGGGCCAGCAGGTTCCTTCATTTGTAGCCCTTACGGATGACGGCGCTACCTCTTCCCTGAACTGGCTGTACGCAGGCAGTTACACTGAGGAAGCAGGCAATAAAGCCAAAATCCGTAGTCTGAAACAGACACCAATGCAGGCGAAGATCAATCTGTATCCCAACTATGCATGGTGCTGGCCTGTCAACCGGCGCATCCTCTATAACCGCGCATCCGTAGACCTTAATGGTAAGCCTTACGCTCCTGAAAAGGCTGTCATTGAATGGGACGGTTCCAAGTGGATAGGTGATGTGCCCGATGGCGGCTGGCCTCCGATGGCAACCGGAAAGGGACGCTATCCTTTCATCATGCGTAAGGAAGGTCACGGTCAGCTTTACGGTCCCGGCCGTCAGGACGGTCCTTTCCCCGAGCATTACGAGCCGGTGGAAACTCCCATCACACGGCATCCGTTCTCAAGCCAGCTTAGCAGCCCGGTCTACAAATTCACCGACAGTGATATGGATAAACTGGCTGACCCTGCTGATAAACGTTTCCCCATTGTACTTACCACCTACAGCCTCACCGAACACTGGTGCGGTGGTGGAGATACCAGAAATACCGCTGTCCTGCTGGAAGCGGAGCCTCAGCTTTATGTGGAAATGAGTCCCGAGCTGGCTAAGGAAAAAGGTATCGAAAATGGTGACGGTGTCATTGTGGAAAGTATCCGCGGCAAGGTTGAAGCTATTGCCATGGTTACCGTGCGTATGACTCCATTCGAGATAAAAGGTGATACCGTCCACGAAGTAGGTATGCCTTTCTGTTTTGGCTGGACAACCCGTGGCTGTGGTGACTCCACCAACCGTCTTACCCCGTCAGTTGGTGACCCGAATACCACTATTCCTGAATTCAAGGCCTCTCTGGTGAATGTTCGCAAAGCGAAAAAACTCACCGAGATCGAAGAATAA